The DNA region CGTCATTCTGCTGTTTAAATTTGTCGGAGCCAATCTGCTACGTCTGTGGATCAATTTTGAAGAACGCCGTAACCCAACGCAAGGAGCGCAAGCATGACCACTCAGGTACGCAAAAATGTCATGGACATGTTTATCGACGGTGCCCGCCGTGGCTTTACCATTGCCACCACCAACCTGCTGCCGAACGTGGTCATGGCGTTCGTCATTATCCAGGCGCTGAAAATTACCGGTTTACTTGACTGGGTGGGCCACATTTGCCAGCCGATCATGGCATTCTGGGGACTTCCCGGTGAGGCCGCGACGGTGTTATTAGCGTCGCTAATGAGTATGGGCGGCGCGGTCGGCGTTTCCGCTAGCCTGCTCACGGCGGGAGCATTAAATGGTCACGACGTCACGGTTCTGCTCCCGGCGATATACCTGATGGGTAACCCTGTACAGAACGTGGGGCGCTGCCTCGGTACCGCCGAAGTGAACGCCAAATATTATCCCCACATCATTGCGGTATGTGCCATCAACGCATTACTGTCGATCTGGGTTATGCAGATTATTGTTTAAAAAGGGAATTATCATGCCTGATTTATCCTTCGCAGAGTTTACGTTACTGCAAGGCGCACACCTTTACACCCCTGAAGACCTGGGGATTTGCGACGTGTTTCTCGCCAACGGCAAGATTATTGCCGTCGCACGCGATATCTCGCCTCAGATCGTGCCGAATTGTAAGGTTATCAATCTCAAAGGACGGATCCTGTGTCCTGGCTTTATCGATCAGCATGTTCACCTGATTGGCGGCGGTGGCGAAGCGGGCCCCACAACCCGAACGCCAGAAGTCAGACTGAGCAGGCTGACCGAAGCCGGGGTCACGACCGTCATTGGCTTGCTCGGCACCGACTCCGTGACCCGTCATCCGGAATCACTGCTGGCGAAAACCCGGGCGCTGAATGAAGAAGGGATCACCGCCTGGATGTTAACCGGCGCTTATCATGTCCCTTCACCGACGATCACCGGTTCCGTAGAAAAAGATGTGGCGCTGATCGATCGCGTCATCGGCGTAAAATGCGCCGTCTCCGACCACCGCTCTACCGCCCCTGGCGATTATCAACTGGCGAACATGGCCGCGGAATCCCGCGTGGGTGGCCTGCTGGGCGGAAAACCAGGAGTCAGCGTGTTCCATATGGGCGACAGCAAAAAGGGACTCAAACCGCTGTACGACATTCTGGAAAATAGCGATGTGCCGATGAGTAAGCTGCTTCCCACTCACGTTAACCGCAATGAGGCGCTGTTCGAAGAAGCTCTGGCCTTTGCTCTCAAAGGCGGCACCATCGATATCACCAGTGGTATTCCCGATCCGGTCGCACCGGCTGAGGGCGTGGCTCGGGCAGTGAAAGCCGGCATACCGCTTGCCCGGATAACGGTCAGTTCTGATGGTAACGGTAGCCAACCGTTGTTTGATGACGCCGGAAAACTCACCGGAATTGGCGTGGCGGGCTTCGAGAGTTTGCTTGAAACCGTACAATCGCTCATAAACGATTACGAATTTACCCTGACCGACGCACTGCGTCCGCTGACGACCAGCGTGGCTGCCTTTCTTAACCTTTCCACTAAAGGCGAAATCGCCCCAGGGAAGGATGCCGATCTGCTGGTGATGACACCGGAATTAAGTATTGAGCAGGTTTATGCCCACGGCAAACAGATGGTGGTTGACGGTAAAGCCTGCGTGAAAGGGACCTTCGAGTAAGTGCAATCGGTTGTCAGCCGTGTGAATGCCCGTACAATGGCGCAGACAGACGGCTGACAGGTGATGGTAAATGGATGTGAGTGGTGCAGGTTTGTATAACATTGAAACGAAATGGCTTTATGACTTCCTGACCCTGGAAAAGTGCCGAAACTTCTCCCAGGCAGCGATTATTCGTAATGTCTCGCAACCCGCCTTCAGCCGTCGTATTCGCGCACTGGAAAACGCGGTAGGGGTTGAATTGTTCAATCGTCAGGTCTCGCCGCTACAGCTCTCCGAGCAGGGAAAAATCTTTCACTCTCAGATACGCCATTTGCTACAACAACTGGAAAGCAACCTGGCTGAACTCCGTGGCGGCAGCGATTTCACGCTGCGTAAAATCAAGATTGCTGCGGCTCACTCTCTGTCGCTTGGGTTATTACCCGGTATCGTTAGCCAGATGCCAACCCAGTTTACCTGGTCGGTTGAAGCGATCGATGTCGATCAGGCAGTTGATATGTTGCGGGAAGGGCAAAGTGATTTCATCTTCTCTTATTATGATGAAAACCTGCTCCAGCCTCCGTTTGCCAATATTCCCCTGTTCGAGTCGCAACTGTTTCCCGTCTGCGCAAGCGATGTGAACGGAAAACCGCGATACACGCTAGACCAGCCCTCTTTCCCGCTGCTCAACTATAGCCAGAACTCCTACATGGGGCGGCTTATCAACCGAACGTTAACCCGTCATACCGGGCTGAGTTTCAGCACATTTTTTGTCTCTTCGATGAGTGAGTTGCTTAAGCAGGTTGCGCTGGACGGTTGTGGAATCGCCTGGCTCCCGGAGTATGCGATTCGTCAGGAGATTCGTCATAAACAGCTCATTGTGCTGGACCAGGACGAGTTGATCATTCCTATCCAGGCTTATGCTTACCGGATGGATACGCGGATGACGCCCCTGGCGGAGCGTTTCTGGAAGGAGTTACACCACCTGCACACGGTCCCCTGATCTCCATTCACACGCAGGCAACCTGTTGCACAGGCTCATCCACCTGCGTATCCGGCCATGACTCATACCAGCGAATCGCGGCGTTGACCAGAGACGCAGTTGAATCAATAAACCGGCGCCCAAACTGGTTCTCATGCCCGGCCACAATTAACGGGATCTCGGTGCAGCCCATAATAATTATCTGCGCGCCATGGGAAATCAGTCGTTCAATTTGTGGAAACAGCAACCGTTGCGCTGCGGGTTTATCTCCGCTTTTCAATGCGTAAATGGCCTGCATCACCTGCGCCTGACCGGCCTCTTCTGGCTGAACCAGAGAGAGTCCCTGCGCAGTCATTTTCTTCTGGTATAACCCCGTCGCCAGCGTGGCGTTCGTTGCCAGCAGGCCGACGCGGGTCACGCCGGGAGGAATCTCACTCAGCGTGGCATCCAGAATGCTGATCATTTCCGCCTTTGCCACTGCCCGTAAATCATCAAACCAGTAGTGCGCGGTGTTACAAGGTATGACGATACATTCAGCCCCCGCATCTTCCAGCATGTGCAGATAACGCTCAAGATAATGCAAGGGAGAGGGACCGCCAGAGAGCAGGCAGGCTGTACGATCGGGAATGTCAGGAATGGAGCTCACGATAAGCGGAATATGCTGCTGATCGCAGCTGGCACGGCGCAGTTCAACAAATTTTTCCAGCATATCCGCCGTTGCAGCAGGCCCCATGCCGCCCAGAATCCCAATGGTATGTTTCATTACCCGCACCGCGCTTTCTCTGATATTTCAAATGACACTATCACCCTGATGCATAGGTAAAAAATGCCATTTTCTTAGCAGCTATGCGTAAAAGTTATCACTCGAGAAACGCGAATCTGTTGACACAGACTTCTCACCGCGCCGCCCGGCGGTCTACGACGTGCCGGTTTCTGAGCCTTGCGCCGCTAAACAGTGACTAAACAGCGAACACCCCGTTTCTGTTTTGTAACACCCAACCGTAAATTAGCGATGCCCGCCACAAAATTCACATATCACTCACGTTGATGAAAGGAAGCATATTGCATTTGCACAGTGAGTCGGATAGCGTCTGTAACGTTACACTAAAACGTTACAGAAAACAGAATAAGCGACTTTTTCGTTAAACCAGATGGCCATGTCAGCCTTGCCAGATGGCGTTATCGCGACCTCTACACTGTGAGAAAGGATAATCATGATGAAAACAACACCGTTTCGTTCAGCCAGACGTTTTCTGGCTCTCGCTTGCCTCAGTAGCGCCCTGATTGCAGGTAGTGTGCTGAGCGCTTCAGCACAGGCAGCACTCAATTTTCGTGTTTACTCGTCTCTGCCAGGAGATGACTCCTCTGCACACTACATCTGGTTCAACCGATTCCAGGAAAACCTGAATAAAAACGAGAAGTTAAAAGGACAGATTAAGCTTAATTATTTCGCCAACGCGATGCTGGGAAAAGAAGCCGATGCCACACAGCAGGTCCGTATCGGCGCCATTAACATGATGATTTCAGGCACCTCAATCTGGGCCACTCTGGTCCCTGAAGTGGGCGTGCTGGATCTGGGTTATCTGTTTAAAGACTATGACCAGGTTGGGAAAGCGCTGGACGGCAAAGCCGGTGAGCAGCTTTCTAAGTTGATGATGGATAAAGCGAACGTGATGGTGCTCGGTTATGGCTATAACCTCGGCGCACGTAACGTGTACACCAAGAAGGCGATTGAAAAACCAGAGGATTTAAAGAATCTGAAAATCCGCGTGCTGCCGGTGCCTAACTTTATCGCCACGCTGAATCACATGGGGGCGGTGGCCATTCCCATGCCGGGCGGGGAAGTTTATTCCAGCCTGCAAATGGGTGTGATCGATGGCGTCGAACATGATGCGCCCACCATCTACGCCAGCAAATATTATGAAATCATCAAGAATGGCACGCTGACCCGCCATAGTTATAACCCGCTGATGATTGCCATGAACAAGAAGAGCTTCGAGCAGATCCCGGAATCACTGCGTGCCGACGTGCTGGCCGCCGCGAAAGAAGCCACGGAATACGAACGCCAGCAGGCCAGCCAGAAAGAGCTGGAAGCGATTAAAAACCTGGAGGCCAAAGGCGTCACTTTCCGGGAAACCGATCGGGCGTTCTTCGCGCAGGCCGTACAGCCTGTCTGGAAAACTTTCCTGGATAAATACCCGGATCTGAAACCGATGGTGGACGAGATCAGCGCTGCG from Citrobacter amalonaticus Y19 includes:
- a CDS encoding TRAP transporter substrate-binding protein, producing the protein MMKTTPFRSARRFLALACLSSALIAGSVLSASAQAALNFRVYSSLPGDDSSAHYIWFNRFQENLNKNEKLKGQIKLNYFANAMLGKEADATQQVRIGAINMMISGTSIWATLVPEVGVLDLGYLFKDYDQVGKALDGKAGEQLSKLMMDKANVMVLGYGYNLGARNVYTKKAIEKPEDLKNLKIRVLPVPNFIATLNHMGAVAIPMPGGEVYSSLQMGVIDGVEHDAPTIYASKYYEIIKNGTLTRHSYNPLMIAMNKKSFEQIPESLRADVLAAAKEATEYERQQASQKELEAIKNLEAKGVTFRETDRAFFAQAVQPVWKTFLDKYPDLKPMVDEISAAAPSDKQ
- the iadA gene encoding beta-aspartyl-peptidase; translation: MPDLSFAEFTLLQGAHLYTPEDLGICDVFLANGKIIAVARDISPQIVPNCKVINLKGRILCPGFIDQHVHLIGGGGEAGPTTRTPEVRLSRLTEAGVTTVIGLLGTDSVTRHPESLLAKTRALNEEGITAWMLTGAYHVPSPTITGSVEKDVALIDRVIGVKCAVSDHRSTAPGDYQLANMAAESRVGGLLGGKPGVSVFHMGDSKKGLKPLYDILENSDVPMSKLLPTHVNRNEALFEEALAFALKGGTIDITSGIPDPVAPAEGVARAVKAGIPLARITVSSDGNGSQPLFDDAGKLTGIGVAGFESLLETVQSLINDYEFTLTDALRPLTTSVAAFLNLSTKGEIAPGKDADLLVMTPELSIEQVYAHGKQMVVDGKACVKGTFE
- a CDS encoding aspartate/glutamate racemase family protein; translation: MKHTIGILGGMGPAATADMLEKFVELRRASCDQQHIPLIVSSIPDIPDRTACLLSGGPSPLHYLERYLHMLEDAGAECIVIPCNTAHYWFDDLRAVAKAEMISILDATLSEIPPGVTRVGLLATNATLATGLYQKKMTAQGLSLVQPEEAGQAQVMQAIYALKSGDKPAAQRLLFPQIERLISHGAQIIIMGCTEIPLIVAGHENQFGRRFIDSTASLVNAAIRWYESWPDTQVDEPVQQVACV
- a CDS encoding YjiG family protein, coding for MTTQVRKNVMDMFIDGARRGFTIATTNLLPNVVMAFVIIQALKITGLLDWVGHICQPIMAFWGLPGEAATVLLASLMSMGGAVGVSASLLTAGALNGHDVTVLLPAIYLMGNPVQNVGRCLGTAEVNAKYYPHIIAVCAINALLSIWVMQIIV
- the hypT gene encoding hypochlorite stress DNA-binding transcriptional regulator HypT, coding for MDVSGAGLYNIETKWLYDFLTLEKCRNFSQAAIIRNVSQPAFSRRIRALENAVGVELFNRQVSPLQLSEQGKIFHSQIRHLLQQLESNLAELRGGSDFTLRKIKIAAAHSLSLGLLPGIVSQMPTQFTWSVEAIDVDQAVDMLREGQSDFIFSYYDENLLQPPFANIPLFESQLFPVCASDVNGKPRYTLDQPSFPLLNYSQNSYMGRLINRTLTRHTGLSFSTFFVSSMSELLKQVALDGCGIAWLPEYAIRQEIRHKQLIVLDQDELIIPIQAYAYRMDTRMTPLAERFWKELHHLHTVP